GGCATATTCACTTAATTTTGCATTGGTTCCACCAGAACAAACAATCTCGCCCTGGTTGAAACCGAAATTACTCATGCGACGGACACGCTCCGCCAATTCGGGATCGCCGGTAGCAAAGATTCCCCCCTCACCAATTCCCAGGGGTTTGGTGGCATGCAGACTGTATATAGCATGGGTCAGAGACCCAATGCGCTGATGTCCGAGCGCCGCCGCCGCATCCATCAACACAGGCACGCCGGTCTCCCGGGTAAACTGGTCCCACTCGTGGACGGGCAGTGGCAAACCAAAAGCCGCGACAGGCAAAATCAGCCCGAACCTCCGATAACGTCCTGCAACTGTGGCTATTTCCGGCGTGAGTGTCCAGGTCGAAGGATTGACATCACTCAATACCGGTAACAATCCGCAACGTAGTACCGCCAAAATAGTGGCCGGAAAAGTAAACGACGGCAATAGAACCGGCGTGCCTGAAGGAATACCGATGGCCGTAATCCCCAATTCCAGGGCAAGGGTGCCGGATGAGAGGGCAACACAGTTTCCTCCCCTCTCCCCAGCTCCCGTCATGATTGATAAATCATGTTCATACTCCTCCAGAAGAGGGCCAAAATTGGTGTACCAATTCGTTTGCTGCATGCATTCAAGATGGGGTTGCAACTCCACGAAGGAGGGCTGGTTTGGAACAAGGCAGCGAATCATGAAATCGTTCTTGAAAGCGGGATTCATAAAAATACCGGACTGAATCTCATCAGCGATTATAAAAAACCATCACACTACAATTACACAATCTATTCCTTATTATTTTCCACAATAATTTCAAATAAAACATCGGCGCATTTGCCACCATGCTCAACAAAATATATGCTTGGCTCAAACCAGATTCGTCAACTTTACGTTGCCAATTCCTGAATTGGTTCCAATCTTTGTTTATTATAGCATTAAAAAACACGCTTTTTAAATATTTAACCATATATTGACGCAAAATTTGTCGATTCGCACCTGCTTTTTCAGCCAACATAACCGATTTCCAATATAGCTCCTTGACTTTTTTTGGTTCTCTGAGTTGTATCGATGTCAAAGAGTGTCGATATGCTACCAAAGAACGGCTAATATAACCGATAGTTCCATGACTTGCCAGTAAAATATTACGATGATAATCAAACAATATATCTGTTTGCAAAAAAGAACTTTTACAACGATTCCTGTACATCACCGAACTGGCATTTAAGAAATCACCTTCCTTTACCAAAAAATCCAAATCAAATCGTGGAGGAATATTCCCATTAAACTTCCCAGACAATTCGCCAGAATCACTGATCACAATAGCATTTGTATACACAGCAACACATTCTTCATTCAAACCCAGAAAATCCAACTGGTATGCCAATTTCCCCGGGAACCAGAAATCATCACCATCCATGAACGCAATAAAATCACCAGTTGTTCTTCTGATGAGACTTTGATAGTTTTTTGTCGATCCGATATTTTTTTCTTGAAACACTGGATAAATCAAATCTGGAAATTTTTGTGCATAATCTGCAATAATTTCCCTGGAGCGATCCGATGAACAATCATCGCCGACAAACACCTCAAGATCGGCCTGAACCTGCTGACCAACAACACTGGAGAGACAGTCACCTATATATTTTTCATGGTTATAGCAGAGAATACAAACCGAAATTTTCAATACACTCATCCCTCGCGCACAAAGCAAAACGTTTCATCACGTCTGATACCTTATCCATAACTTGCCTGACAGAAGACATTCTGTTCAGACACGGAATCGAGGTGCGAATTTGACCAAATCGGTTTTTTTCCTCCGTCTTTTCTGCGCCAAGAATGATTCAGCCAATAAAGAGCCATAGCTCCGATGACCTGCGCCCAAATTCTGCGAAAGCGGAACCTGGGCCATTCGGAAACGGCTTCTCCATGCCCAGATTGTCCCGGATTTCACCTCTCCAGTCCACCAAAATCCGCAAGGATGCCCCACCGCGATGCCCGGAATCGGGTCGGACGAGTCAACACGGAAGAAAATTCTCTGAGAATAATTTTTACGAAATCTTTACAAAAAGAAGAATTTCCGACTCTCCATCAGTGGCCGGGAAGTGCTGAATGGGAGAAGTAACATGATGCGATCCAACACGTTCCATCTAAGTCGTTCCGCTTGTCGTCTCGTCACCAAAAACGTCGTTCAGTGAACGAGCATCAATCGCCCGGTCTATCCACGCATCCAGAGTATCGAGACTGGCAGCGTGAACTTTTGGCTCAACCCAACCGGGCAGGTCAAGAAAACGACGTCGAAAGATTCGAAGCAGAACACTGGATTTTTCTTCTTGGCGGCCTTCTTCCTTGCCTCTCTTATGGCCAATCCGCTCCACGCTTGTAATATAAGGCATTTCCTTGTTCTCCTCAAAGTTGGATAGATTTACCCAGAATTGGTTGTCCAACTCTTCTGGCAGGCTCAGCACCCAGTCGATAAATCGAAAGAGATCAACGATCTGTTGGCGGCTGAAACCACGCTCGTACAACATGCGCGTGATGCGCATTTTTTGCTGAAATCGTTCCGTCGGTTGGTTTTTGGTCTGTTTGCCGGTCAGATGTGCCAAAATGACGATGGCAAACGGATTGGTGGACGACTCCAAGAGATCCAATCTGGACAGA
Above is a window of Magnetococcales bacterium DNA encoding:
- a CDS encoding DegT/DnrJ/EryC1/StrS family aminotransferase, translated to MQQTNWYTNFGPLLEEYEHDLSIMTGAGERGGNCVALSSGTLALELGITAIGIPSGTPVLLPSFTFPATILAVLRCGLLPVLSDVNPSTWTLTPEIATVAGRYRRFGLILPVAAFGLPLPVHEWDQFTRETGVPVLMDAAAALGHQRIGSLTHAIYSLHATKPLGIGEGGIFATGDPELAERVRRMSNFGFNQGEIVCSGGTNAKLSEYAAAVGLAQLARWPTILNAFRRVWTLYQVELKGLRGVQYQPFSPDMPPSVLSVQLPGDSRQHAETLAQAGIETRHWYLPPLHGHRQFAKVERSGPCGDDRLPVTDNLTPLGLPFHSFLTEQDIHTVSGALQRLLAGLAGQGVHTVSGTSQQLLAGQSQ
- a CDS encoding glycosyltransferase, which encodes MKISVCILCYNHEKYIGDCLSSVVGQQVQADLEVFVGDDCSSDRSREIIADYAQKFPDLIYPVFQEKNIGSTKNYQSLIRRTTGDFIAFMDGDDFWFPGKLAYQLDFLGLNEECVAVYTNAIVISDSGELSGKFNGNIPPRFDLDFLVKEGDFLNASSVMYRNRCKSSFLQTDILFDYHRNILLASHGTIGYISRSLVAYRHSLTSIQLREPKKVKELYWKSVMLAEKAGANRQILRQYMVKYLKSVFFNAIINKDWNQFRNWQRKVDESGLSQAYILLSMVANAPMFYLKLLWKIIRNRLCNCSVMVFYNR
- a CDS encoding cytosolic protein, which translates into the protein MDRITREAESGNRRVDLLVKVWLLDGDELWVLIHVEVQGNRDPHFEERMFTCQYRAFDLYKRPVVSLAVLADEEGAWRPSAFGYQIWGSKLSFQFNAIKLLDYLSRLDLLESSTNPFAIVILAHLTGKQTKNQPTERFQQKMRITRMLYERGFSRQQIVDLFRFIDWVLSLPEELDNQFWVNLSNFEENKEMPYITSVERIGHKRGKEEGRQEEKSSVLLRIFRRRFLDLPGWVEPKVHAASLDTLDAWIDRAIDARSLNDVFGDETTSGTT